TTGCTATTGGTAATTGCCACGGTAACTTCTCTGCCCATTATTGTTCTTTTCAGGTGGGCATCCCCGTTATCCTCACCAGAAAAGTTGTGCTTATATTTATCTTTACCGTATGGCGCGAGCTTTTCCAACCAGCTGCTGAAATCGCTATGCAGGCCTGACTCGTCATCATTGATAAAAACAGAACTGGTTATATGCATGGCATTAACAAGGCAAAGCCCTTCCTTAACTGCGCCTTCCTTAACTGCTTCTGCCACCTGCGGGGTTATGTTTATAAATTCCTGCCGGTTTTTTGTATTAAACCATAAATATTGAGTATGAGACTTCATTTTTCTTTCAACGCCCTGATCGCCCAAAGGACAAAACGAATAAAGGCAATAACAGGATAACCAAATATAGCTATGTTTAAGCCAAAAGACATCATCCTGATATATGGAGTATAACCCAGGAGGGAATATTGCATATTTTGCATGACTTTGAATTTGGCTTCCTGGTGCTGGATGAGATAAACATTATTGAAATGCCTGGCTATAAAATATACAGCTAGTCCTGTGATTACGATTCCCAATAAAATTAACCCTTCTCTTGCTACGGTTTTCTTATTGTTCATCTGATTATGCTCCTCATATTGTACAGGTTTATTGTAACGCTAAGTGAGCATTTGTCAAACAAATAAGGCGCCGATTTCCGGCGCCTTATTGTGGCTTTAAACCAATTACTTCTTATGCTTAAGGGTTTACAGGTGCAGGTTCTGTTGTGGGTGTTTGAGGCAATTCCGGCGCTGGCGTAGGAGTTGATGCCGGGGCTTGTTCCGAAACCGGCGCTGATTCAGGTGCTGGTGCCGGCGCTTGAGCTGGTGCGGGTTCAGAAGCTGGTGTCACAACTGAAACGCTAATACTCTGTTTTACCGCATCCAGTTCTTTCTTAACATTAGCCAATTCTTCTTTAGTGCCGGACAGTTCCTTTTCTTTAACATCCAACTGATCAGTAAGCGTCTTTATCTGGGTGTCTTTCTGCTGGATTACCTGATTCAACTGGCTGACTTCACTCTGAAGCTGCTTTACCTTTCCCGCTTCACATCCGTTAAAAAGAAGTACGGCTACTGCTAAACCTAAAACCATAAACATAATTCCCTTGCTCTTCATCATTGCTCCTCCTTTATTGTAGGTTTTATTTTAGCGCTAAATAATGTTTTGTCAATGAAGTTTATAACTAGTAGGTTTTTAGTCTATTTTAGCAGAGTGTACCCTGCCTATGCCATTTGGTTTCTGGCGGAATTTCCGGATAAACGAAGCTCTTATTTTCTGAAAGGGGCCAATAACAGCGAGGTATTGGACTTTCTGATTACAGCGTGCGCTACGCCTCCAATGAATACTTCTTCAATCCAACCTCGTCCCTGCGTACCCATAATAACCAAATTATAATCCTTACTGTTAATTTCATTGATAATCAATTGCTTAGTGTGGCCCGTTTCAAGTTTTGTAATTACATTTTTTGCCCCCGCGTTCAACAAAGATTCTTTTAACGTATTTAGCCTCCCGGTATCTATGCGATTAAATTCCTCTAATTTGTGGCTAAGATGCGGGAATAAAATGTTTTTGTCCTGGATATGGTATAGGGTAACTATAGGATTGTAGTTACTAACAACGTTTCCTAGAGTAGCAAAGGCGGCTTTTGCGTTTTCTGAAAAATCCGTAGGGAAAAGTATATTCCCGGAGAATACGAGAGGGCAAACCGTATGTTTTTCTCCTTTACATTTAATAAGGAGGGCGGGTACGGTAAGGTTCCTTATGATGCTGTCCGAAACGCTACCCAAGAGCATTTCTTTGCCTAAACTTTTACTATGCGAACCCAAGACTAATAATTGATAATTTTCTTCGGCGATAAGGCGGTTTATTTCCATAAAAGGGATACCATACAAAAACTCATAAGATGCATCTATCCCTGTGACTTTTAACCTTTCAACCTGTTCTTCAATAACCGGCTTATGCGCTTTTTCAATCACATCCTCAATGCCCCCGGCAGTTTCTACAGAGATAACGTGCACTAATTTCGCTGTTTTCGTAAAATCTTTCCCTTCCTTTGCAACGCACTCCACAACTTCGTTAGAGGCTTCGGATAAATCAGTAGCAATAAGTGTTTTTTTCCAAAGGAGTTTTCTTCCTTTTATCATTGTCACCTCCGGGTGTATTCTTTCTCCTGCGGCGAACCAAAGACGGGTCCTATTGGAAAATTTGACCAAGCTAAGCATTATGGGCACCTCTGTTAAAACCCCTACTACAGTAGCCAAGGCCGCACCGCTCTTTAAACCGAAAAGAGAAATAGCAACTGCTACTGCCAGCTCAAAAAAGTTGCTTGCGCCAATAAGCGCTGCCGGAGAAGCAATTGAATGCTCCACTCGCCACTTCCTTGCCCAGAAATAACCGACGGCAAAAATAAAATATGTCTGGATAGTAAGAGGAATGGCGATTAAAAAAATGTGTAACGGGTTTTCGATTATAATCTTGCCCTGAAACGCAAAGAGCAAGATCAAAGTCAAAAGGAGCCCTAAAATCGTGACTGGTTTTAATATCTTCAAGAATACATTTTCGAACCAGGCAACACCTTTATGCTTTATAAGCTGCTGCCTGGAAATATAACCACTCGCTAAAGGCACGACAACAAAAAGAATGGTAGAATATATTAGGGTATCATAAGGCACCGTTATTTGGTTTACCCCCAGCAGAAATTTAACGATAGGGACAAAAGCTATTAAAATTACAAGGTCATTAACAGCAACTTGAACCAGCGTATGGGCAGGGTTTCCTTTAGTCAAATAACTCCAGACAAAAACCATTGCCGTACAGGGAGCGGCGCCCAAGAGGATTGCCCCGGCTATATATTCCTTAGCCAATACAGGATTTATAAATGCGGAAAATAAATATTTCAAAAAGACCACGGCAAATACAGCCATGGTAAATGGTTTTATAATCCAATTAACCACCAAAGTTATTGCCAATCCTTTTGGTTTTTTACCGACTTTGACAATACTTGAAAAATCAATCTGCACCATCATAGGATAGATCATTAACCAGATAAGAATAGCAACCGGTATGTTAACTTTAGCTACCTCAATCCGATTCAAAAAATCTACTGCTTGCGGAAATACTTTACCGAAAAGAATACCGCAAATAATACACAAAATTACCCATATAGAAAGATAACGTTCAAAAATAGGCAACTTTACACTAACGCTATTTGCCGACATAAGGACCTCCTTAAATTCCCAAAGCCCCTGCAATCTCGTTCATAATTTTTCTGTTTTCAGAGAATTCCTGCTCGTGCGACAATGGTATA
This window of the Candidatus Omnitrophota bacterium genome carries:
- a CDS encoding secondary thiamine-phosphate synthase enzyme YjbQ, coding for MKSHTQYLWFNTKNRQEFINITPQVAEAVKEGAVKEGLCLVNAMHITSSVFINDDESGLHSDFSSWLEKLAPYGKDKYKHNFSGEDNGDAHLKRTIMGREVTVAITNSKLDFGPWEQIFYGEFDGQRKKRVLIKIIGD
- a CDS encoding universal stress protein, coding for MIKGRKLLWKKTLIATDLSEASNEVVECVAKEGKDFTKTAKLVHVISVETAGGIEDVIEKAHKPVIEEQVERLKVTGIDASYEFLYGIPFMEINRLIAEENYQLLVLGSHSKSLGKEMLLGSVSDSIIRNLTVPALLIKCKGEKHTVCPLVFSGNILFPTDFSENAKAAFATLGNVVSNYNPIVTLYHIQDKNILFPHLSHKLEEFNRIDTGRLNTLKESLLNAGAKNVITKLETGHTKQLIINEINSKDYNLVIMGTQGRGWIEEVFIGGVAHAVIRKSNTSLLLAPFRK